Proteins encoded by one window of Clostridia bacterium:
- a CDS encoding DUF4886 domain-containing protein: MEERKLLMIGNSFSWNAYTYLQSIADGSPMKLKVGDLCYGGCSLQMHKNFFETGAEVYGYEHTRRRSNGSCDINTALESDDWTHISLQQVSGLAGNFDTYQPYLDYVYNYVHKRVPNAEIMIHQTWAYQHDSTHEHFPDFNCDQEYMFKCVKEAYFRAAEAIGAKHIVPSGEAFQLARASAIGDTLCEDGFHANAKGQYLAGGVFFEVVTGGSIYDSTFKPDNISDEEFAILRDCIHKACDIYGRCE, from the coding sequence ATGGAAGAAAGAAAACTCCTGATGATCGGAAACAGCTTTTCATGGAACGCTTACACATATCTGCAGAGCATCGCGGACGGCAGCCCGATGAAGCTCAAGGTCGGCGATCTGTGCTACGGCGGATGCAGTCTGCAGATGCATAAGAACTTTTTCGAGACCGGCGCGGAGGTATACGGTTATGAGCATACTCGCAGAAGAAGCAACGGTTCCTGTGATATAAATACCGCTCTTGAGAGCGACGACTGGACTCATATTTCTCTTCAGCAGGTCAGCGGACTTGCCGGTAACTTCGATACCTACCAGCCGTATCTCGATTACGTTTACAACTACGTTCACAAACGCGTCCCGAACGCGGAGATAATGATACATCAGACCTGGGCGTATCAGCACGATTCAACACACGAGCATTTCCCTGATTTCAACTGCGATCAGGAGTATATGTTCAAGTGTGTAAAAGAAGCGTACTTCCGCGCGGCCGAAGCGATCGGCGCGAAGCATATAGTTCCGTCGGGCGAAGCGTTTCAGCTTGCCAGAGCGAGCGCTATCGGCGATACTCTCTGCGAGGACGGCTTCCACGCAAACGCTAAAGGGCAGTATCTCGCTGGAGGCGTCTTCTTTGAGGTCGTGACCGGCGGTTCGATTTACGATTCGACCTTCAAGCCGGATAATATTTCAGATGAGGAATTCGCCATCCTCCGCGACTGCATACATAAAGCGTGCGATATTTACGGCAGATGCGAGTGA